A genome region from Cucurbita pepo subsp. pepo cultivar mu-cu-16 chromosome LG02, ASM280686v2, whole genome shotgun sequence includes the following:
- the LOC111787730 gene encoding uncharacterized protein LOC111787730 produces the protein MAGESVNEYFARTLSIANKMKINGENKGDVEAVVKILRSMTPKFDYIVCSIEKSNDTTILIIDELQSSLLMHEQRMSSHVEEEHALKISHGKQSRGRGQGRGSFRGKGRG, from the coding sequence ATGGCAGGAGAATCTGTGAATGAGTATTTTGCTCGGACCCTTAGCATAGCCaacaagatgaaaataaatggtgAGAACAAAGGAGATGTTGAAGCAGTTGTAAAGATTCTGAGATCTATGACtcccaagtttgattataTTGTGTGTTCCATTGAGAAGTCCAATGATACAACCATCTTAATCATTGATGAGTTGCAAAGCAGCCTGCTTATGCATGAACAACGCATGAGTTCTcatgttgaagaagaacacGCTTTGAAGATCTCTCATGGTAAACAATCTAGAGGAAGGGGTCAAGGTCGTGGAAGTTTTAGAGGCAAAGGAAGGGGATGA